From a region of the Helianthus annuus cultivar XRQ/B chromosome 5, HanXRQr2.0-SUNRISE, whole genome shotgun sequence genome:
- the LOC110942905 gene encoding nonsense-mediated mRNA decay protein 2-like: MDDVLNDNKRVAAESKIVADREKILEMCVKRLESDNKALLKKTDTDRKEIDFLKVRVAELKEEKVRRDEQNKYFEMKNKELEAAKALKEHEFYILNKVVENMLGMSIEERFEEIQVEELRAKRQAEIDEQMKDKGKGAESSVAVVERSIVPSLVIENPVPISSISGVFEEDVSLEDLAGGDDEEDDEDDDEEGDDEEDDDDEKVFSASSHGSDNDDDDAQGGMGIKVSEQSSERIVDDFLNDTVNEETGGAEGKGEHGDDQNVEKVEKLILRLETDMEEGEHRHTYSLEEIKEMTRMVDPDLKFDFEEELNAFDINHQPEYKYVEDANMYDRVEVED; encoded by the coding sequence ATGGATGATGTGTTGAATGATAACAAAAGAGTAGCAGCTGAAAGCAAGATAGTAGCTGATCGTGAAAAAATTCTTGAAATGTGTGTGAAGAGATTAGAGTCTGATAACAAAGCATTACTGAAGAAGACTGATACTGATCGGAAAGAAATTGATTTCTTGAAAGTGCGAGTAGCTGAATTGAAAGAAGAAAAGGTTCGCAGAGATGAGCAGAACAAGTATTTCGAGATGAAAAACAAAGAGCTTGAGGCTGCAAAGGCATTAAAAGAGCACGAGTTCTATATACTGAACAAAGTGGTTGAGAATATGCTTGGAATGTCGATTGAAGAAAGGTTCGAAGAGATACAAGTTGAAGAGCTTAGGGCTAAACGCCAAGCTGAGATTGATGAACAGATGAAAGATAAAGGTAAAGGTGCTGAAAGCAGTGTGGCAGTTGTTGAAAGATCTATTGTTCCATCCTTAGTGATTGAAAACCCTGTTCCTATATCCTCTATCTCTGGTGTCTTTGAAGAGGATGTATCTTTAGAAGATCTTGCTGGTggcgatgatgaagaagatgatgaggatgatgatgaagagggtGATGACgaggaagatgacgatgatgagaAAGTCTTTTCAGCTAGCAGTCATGGTTCTGATAATGACGATGATGATGCTCAAGGTGGTATGGGAATTAAAGTATCTGAACAGTCAAGTGAAAGGATTGTTGATGATTTTCTGAACGATACTGTAAATGAAGAGACAGGGGGAGCTGAAGGAAAGGGGGAGCATGGTGATGATCAAAATGTTGAAAAAGTTGAAAAGTTAATTCTGAGATTAGAAACTGACATGGAAGAAGGTGAACACAGACATACGTATTCATTGGAAGAGATTAAAGAAATGACACGTATGGTGGATCCTgacctcaagtttgattttgaagaGGAATTAAATGCGTTCGACATCAACCACCAACCCGAGTACAAGTATGTTGAGGATGCTAACATGTATGACAGGGTTGAGGTTGAAGACTGA